One part of the Cyclobacteriaceae bacterium genome encodes these proteins:
- a CDS encoding F0F1 ATP synthase subunit delta codes for LEEKIDADMIGGFVLTVGDRQVDASLKSKLKALKLKFSQNPYVKGF; via the coding sequence ACTGGAAGAAAAAATTGATGCCGACATGATTGGCGGTTTTGTGTTAACTGTTGGCGATCGCCAGGTTGATGCATCCCTGAAGAGTAAACTCAAAGCATTAAAATTGAAATTTAGCCAGAACCCTTATGTGAAAGGGTTTTGA